The Solibacillus sp. FSL W7-1436 genome window below encodes:
- the abc-f gene encoding ribosomal protection-like ABC-F family protein: MSHLIVSNLTKTVGDKTLFQNIEFTIYEGERAGLIGINGTGKSTLLSIIAKKQDADTVEFDHPNKYRIAYLEQDPQFPQDLTVLQAVFSGDSPILQLNRAYEEAVAALSLTPQSEKLQNELFRLQQQMDAENAWDVNALAKQALTKLGIDMFDQQVTSLSGGQQKRVALAKVLIEPADLYLLDEPTNHLDVTSTEWLQEMVSRLKGAVIFITHDRYFLDETATHIYELADKTLYRHTGSYGDFLEARAIREEMNAASQAKLRNRYRSELKWIRRGAKARTTKQKARIQRFDALDESIDRSNDQSDLELGLATTRLGKKVLESDGISKAYGERVIIKDFEFLLQHGDRIGIIGANGYGKSTLLNMLAGEIEPDKGEVIVGSTVKRLHFKQALPAMNENARMIDYIREASNDITDSDGVRYSASQMLERFLFPLNTHGTPISKLSGGERKRLHLLRLLMEQPNVLLLDEPTNDLDIETLGVLEDFIENFPGVVITISHDRFFLDRIAKKLWILDGKGGVSESLDVYTDYLAKRESELQQEAKELKQEKPKVEKQKSEKKKLSFKEQKEWETIADTIAQVEEKIMTTEDEISTAGSDFTKLQQLTSDLEKLNQEYEQLIERWSYLDEIANG; this comes from the coding sequence ATGAGTCATTTAATCGTATCAAATTTAACAAAAACAGTTGGCGATAAAACGCTATTTCAAAATATTGAATTTACTATTTATGAAGGCGAACGTGCAGGCCTAATCGGGATAAACGGAACAGGAAAGTCAACTTTATTATCGATTATCGCAAAAAAACAGGATGCGGATACAGTGGAATTTGACCATCCGAACAAGTACCGTATCGCTTATCTGGAACAAGATCCGCAATTTCCGCAAGATTTAACGGTTTTACAAGCTGTATTTAGTGGAGATTCACCGATATTGCAGTTAAACCGTGCCTATGAAGAGGCGGTAGCGGCATTGTCTTTAACTCCGCAATCTGAAAAGCTGCAAAATGAACTATTCCGCTTACAACAGCAGATGGATGCTGAAAATGCATGGGATGTCAATGCATTGGCAAAACAAGCATTAACGAAGCTTGGGATTGATATGTTTGACCAGCAAGTAACAAGTCTTTCGGGTGGACAGCAAAAACGTGTTGCGTTGGCAAAAGTATTAATTGAACCGGCAGATTTATATTTACTGGACGAGCCAACGAACCATTTGGATGTCACTTCGACAGAATGGCTGCAGGAAATGGTTTCACGCCTAAAAGGAGCGGTTATCTTTATTACCCATGACCGTTATTTCCTTGATGAAACAGCAACACATATTTATGAATTGGCAGATAAAACGTTGTACCGCCATACAGGATCATATGGAGATTTTCTTGAAGCACGGGCAATTCGCGAAGAAATGAATGCAGCATCACAGGCAAAATTACGAAATCGCTATCGTTCAGAACTAAAATGGATTCGTCGCGGGGCAAAAGCGCGTACAACAAAACAAAAAGCACGTATTCAGCGTTTCGATGCATTAGATGAATCAATCGACCGTTCGAATGACCAGTCGGATCTTGAATTGGGACTGGCAACAACACGTTTAGGAAAAAAAGTACTGGAATCAGATGGGATTTCAAAAGCATACGGAGAACGTGTCATTATTAAGGATTTTGAATTTTTACTTCAGCACGGGGACCGCATTGGTATAATTGGCGCAAATGGTTACGGAAAGTCGACCCTCCTTAACATGCTCGCAGGTGAAATTGAACCGGATAAAGGCGAGGTTATTGTAGGTTCAACTGTAAAACGTCTTCATTTCAAGCAGGCACTGCCAGCAATGAATGAAAATGCACGAATGATCGATTATATTCGTGAGGCCTCAAATGATATTACCGATTCTGATGGTGTTCGTTACTCTGCGTCACAAATGCTTGAACGTTTTTTATTCCCGCTTAATACACACGGTACACCGATCAGCAAGTTATCGGGCGGGGAACGCAAAAGACTTCACTTGCTTCGTCTATTAATGGAACAGCCAAACGTTTTGCTTTTGGATGAGCCGACGAATGATTTGGATATCGAAACATTGGGTGTTCTTGAAGATTTTATCGAAAACTTCCCAGGTGTTGTTATTACAATCAGTCACGATCGTTTCTTCCTGGACCGTATTGCGAAAAAGCTGTGGATTTTGGATGGAAAAGGCGGCGTATCGGAAAGCTTGGATGTCTATACCGATTATTTAGCAAAACGCGAGTCGGAACTGCAGCAGGAAGCAAAAGAATTGAAGCAGGAAAAGCCGAAAGTCGAAAAGCAGAAGTCAGAAAAGAAAAAGCTGTCATTTAAAGAGCAGAAAGAATGGGAAACTATTGCTGATACAATTGCTCAAGTTGAAGAAAAAATTATGACGACTGAGGACGAAATTTCAACCGCAGGGTCGGATTTTACAAAGCTTCAGCAATTGACGTCCGATTTAGAAAAGCTGAATCAGGAATACGAACAATTAATCGAGCGTTGGAGCTATTTAGACGAAATTGCAAATGGATAG
- a CDS encoding virulence factor: MKILSIEPTPSPNSMKVIIDQDLPFGKSFNYTKDNIGQASPELQAIFAVDGVKGIYHVSNFLAIERNAKFAWENILADIRRAIGGEATESTEYEMNEHYGEVNVHVQMYKAIPLQIKAFDGEGEVRISAGDRFTTAFKRLQFSVTDENYIFERKWVDFGVRYGDKEQVVQEVLKEVDALYPQDRVETIVQSANEQVVTAAQERKEVTLEQYEQVEDWQQRFQLLDQLPDPEVKDIPLFEKALEDEQMSIRRLATVYLGMIEDVAVVPALTKALNDKSAAVRRTAGDCMSDLGLPEFEPAMIAALGDKNKLVRWRAAMYLYEAGTEQAIDALKSASEDKEFEVKLQAKMALARIEGGEEAKGSVWKQMTESRKA, from the coding sequence ATGAAAATTTTATCAATTGAACCAACACCAAGTCCAAATTCAATGAAAGTAATTATCGATCAGGATTTACCATTTGGTAAAAGTTTTAATTATACGAAAGACAATATTGGTCAAGCATCACCTGAGCTGCAGGCTATCTTTGCAGTAGACGGTGTTAAAGGCATTTATCATGTATCGAATTTCCTGGCTATTGAACGCAATGCAAAATTTGCATGGGAAAATATTTTAGCGGATATTCGCCGCGCAATTGGCGGAGAGGCGACTGAAAGCACGGAATATGAAATGAACGAGCATTATGGGGAAGTAAATGTGCATGTTCAAATGTACAAAGCAATTCCATTGCAGATTAAAGCATTCGATGGTGAAGGGGAAGTGCGAATAAGCGCGGGAGACCGTTTCACAACAGCTTTTAAACGTCTGCAATTCAGTGTAACAGACGAAAACTACATTTTCGAACGGAAATGGGTCGATTTCGGTGTCCGATATGGTGATAAAGAACAAGTTGTACAAGAAGTGCTGAAAGAGGTGGATGCATTATATCCGCAAGATCGTGTTGAAACAATTGTTCAGTCGGCAAACGAACAAGTAGTTACAGCAGCACAAGAGCGTAAAGAAGTGACGTTGGAACAATATGAGCAGGTTGAAGATTGGCAACAACGCTTTCAGTTGTTAGATCAATTACCGGATCCGGAAGTAAAGGATATTCCATTGTTCGAAAAAGCGCTGGAAGACGAGCAGATGTCTATACGACGCCTTGCAACGGTTTACTTAGGAATGATTGAAGATGTCGCGGTTGTACCGGCTTTAACGAAAGCATTGAATGATAAAAGTGCAGCGGTTCGCCGTACAGCGGGCGACTGTATGAGTGATTTGGGGCTACCGGAATTTGAGCCTGCGATGATCGCTGCATTAGGTGACAAAAATAAACTTGTCCGCTGGCGTGCGGCAATGTACTTGTATGAAGCAGGTACAGAGCAGGCGATTGATGCATTAAAATCAGCAAGCGAAGATAAGGAATTTGAAGTAAAGCTGCAAGCAAAAATGGCACTTGCCCGTATTGAAGGCGGGGAAGAGGCAAAAGGTTCTGTGTGGAAACAAATGACAGAAAGCCGTAAAGCTTAA
- a CDS encoding aldehyde dehydrogenase, producing MEELLLKNPSSLSDERIEALLDLLYSEHCNDSILLKSDDFYLIFHDIWSLFEIGEEYESEIVKEDIRLKEWRIFILEFFSARNLEKLHFEYLTNSSVKKFFIALYIWKKIKKDYFYDMRKALKIEKLKAEYEKDLADSQDTRDIYHEIHLKVQSYWYMNLFILNSIYDRILEEVLEETKAVELLFGDKIWETISNDNLRKFMSYIESRHFSEVLFWKSKFQTEQFLKVGLDPNSTYVFCVQKDISMKRSLTLQNGLALAFSEFSQKHEHNFVFLSFIKAIDQEMITHKETIDFNHYFELDKSFGLKTEPINYKGVINYAFTMLKLELSHSNSGKIYLICNELLFDDFPNEEDWISAVTHYKKLKKIEIVVIYMGDKTKLQQIWFADKILIPKQLAQFK from the coding sequence ATGGAGGAGCTATTGTTGAAAAATCCTAGCTCATTAAGTGATGAGCGTATAGAAGCACTTTTAGATTTACTTTACTCCGAACATTGTAATGACTCCATACTATTAAAAAGTGATGATTTTTATTTAATTTTTCATGATATTTGGTCACTTTTTGAAATTGGGGAAGAGTACGAAAGCGAAATTGTAAAAGAAGATATTAGGCTGAAAGAATGGCGAATTTTCATTTTGGAATTTTTCTCAGCCCGAAATTTAGAAAAATTGCACTTTGAGTACTTAACGAATTCCTCTGTAAAAAAATTTTTTATAGCACTATACATATGGAAAAAAATTAAAAAAGATTATTTTTATGATATGCGTAAAGCGTTGAAGATTGAAAAACTAAAAGCTGAATATGAAAAGGATCTTGCAGATAGTCAAGATACTCGGGATATTTATCATGAAATTCATTTAAAAGTTCAGAGCTATTGGTATATGAATTTATTTATATTAAATTCCATTTATGACAGAATTTTGGAAGAAGTACTGGAAGAAACGAAAGCGGTAGAGCTGCTTTTCGGTGACAAGATATGGGAAACAATCAGCAATGATAATTTAAGAAAATTTATGAGTTATATTGAATCAAGGCACTTTTCCGAAGTTTTGTTTTGGAAATCCAAATTTCAGACAGAACAATTTTTAAAAGTTGGACTCGATCCGAACAGTACATATGTATTTTGTGTTCAAAAAGATATATCGATGAAACGTAGCCTTACTTTACAAAATGGATTGGCATTGGCCTTTTCAGAATTTTCACAAAAACATGAACACAATTTTGTTTTTTTATCATTCATAAAAGCAATCGATCAGGAAATGATTACACATAAAGAGACAATAGATTTTAATCATTACTTCGAGCTCGATAAATCATTCGGACTCAAAACGGAACCGATTAATTATAAAGGCGTTATCAATTATGCCTTTACGATGTTAAAGTTAGAATTATCTCATAGCAATAGCGGTAAAATCTATTTAATCTGCAATGAATTACTATTTGACGATTTTCCTAATGAAGAAGATTGGATATCAGCCGTTACGCATTACAAAAAGCTGAAAAAGATTGAAATTGTCGTCATCTATATGGGCGATAAAACGAAACTTCAGCAAATATGGTTCGCAGATAAAATACTGATACCAAAACAACTGGCTCAGTTTAAATAG